Proteins from one Oscillatoria nigro-viridis PCC 7112 genomic window:
- a CDS encoding aminopeptidase P N-terminal domain-containing protein encodes MIDPTEYRQRREQLMAKIGSGTAIFRSAPAAVMHNDVEYAYRQDSDFFYLTGFNEAAAVAVLAPHHEEHKFVLFVQPKDLEKETWHGYRAGVEGAKELYGADEAFPINELAEKLPKYLEKADRIYYHFGRDRTFDQTVLNHWQRLMATYPKRGTGPTAIEDSNIILHPMRLVKSKTELALMRKAANISVAAHNRAREFAKPGRYEYEIQAEIEHTFGLNGCTPAYPSIVASGYNSCVLHYIENNRQMQENDLLLIDAGCACGYYNADITRTFPVSGKFTAEQQIIYDLVLQAQLQAISQVYPGNPYSKIHETAVRVLVEGLMDLKLLVGDIEEIIKEEKYKPFYMHRTGHWLGLDVHDVGVYQYGENPQVLQAGQVLTVEPGIYISPSIKPVEGQPEVPEKWRGIGVRIEDDVLVTVDCHEVLTAGVPK; translated from the coding sequence ATGATCGACCCCACCGAATACCGGCAAAGACGCGAACAGTTAATGGCAAAAATTGGCAGCGGTACGGCGATATTTCGCAGCGCCCCCGCAGCCGTCATGCACAACGATGTAGAATATGCCTACCGACAAGATAGCGATTTTTTCTACTTAACCGGTTTCAACGAAGCTGCGGCGGTAGCAGTGCTCGCGCCCCACCACGAAGAACACAAATTTGTTTTGTTTGTGCAGCCAAAAGACTTGGAAAAAGAAACTTGGCACGGTTATCGCGCCGGAGTAGAAGGGGCTAAGGAATTGTACGGCGCGGATGAAGCTTTCCCGATTAATGAACTTGCGGAAAAATTGCCGAAATATTTAGAAAAAGCCGATCGCATATACTATCACTTCGGGCGCGATCGTACTTTCGACCAAACAGTCCTCAATCACTGGCAGCGCTTGATGGCAACCTACCCGAAACGCGGCACAGGCCCCACAGCCATAGAAGATTCCAATATCATTTTACACCCAATGCGGCTGGTGAAAAGCAAAACAGAATTAGCATTAATGCGAAAAGCCGCTAATATCTCAGTTGCCGCCCACAACCGCGCCCGAGAATTCGCCAAACCGGGCAGGTACGAATATGAAATTCAAGCTGAAATAGAACATACTTTTGGTTTAAATGGCTGCACTCCGGCTTACCCTTCAATTGTTGCATCAGGTTACAATTCCTGCGTCCTCCACTACATCGAAAACAACCGCCAAATGCAGGAAAACGATTTGCTGCTAATCGATGCCGGTTGTGCTTGCGGGTACTACAACGCTGATATTACTCGCACCTTTCCTGTTAGCGGCAAATTTACAGCCGAACAACAGATAATCTATGACTTAGTTTTGCAAGCACAATTGCAGGCAATTAGTCAAGTATATCCCGGAAATCCTTACAGCAAAATTCACGAAACGGCGGTGCGCGTTTTGGTGGAAGGTTTAATGGATTTAAAACTTTTGGTGGGGGACATTGAAGAGATAATTAAAGAAGAGAAATACAAGCCATTTTATATGCACCGCACAGGTCATTGGCTGGGATTGGACGTGCACGATGTCGGCGTTTATCAGTACGGCGAAAATCCGCAAGTTTTGCAGGCAGGACAAGTGCTGACGGTGGAACCGGGGATTTATATTTCTCCTTCTATTAAACCCGTTGAAGGACAGCCGGAGGTTCCTGAAAAATGGCGCGGTATTGGCGTGAGAATTGAAGATGATGTTTTGGTGACAGTTGATTGTCATGAAGTCTTGACGGCGGGAGTTCCTAAATAA
- the mgtE gene encoding magnesium transporter — protein MTEKSYQSSSLPTYARKELRELVRSQLRALLEEGDFKGAKAILHPVQEADIAEAIEGLPETMQVIAFRLLSKDEAIAVYEYLDSSVQQSLCEKFKRQEVIDIVDKMSPDDRAKLFDELPAILVRRLLGELSPTEREATAQLLGYEASTAGRIMTPEYISLKESFTVAQALDRIRSLAKTTETIYSLYVTDAGRSLTGILSLRDLVTSPLDKTVGEIMTREVVSVQTGTDREEVARLIQRYDFLAVPVVDREQRLVGIITVDDAIDILEQEAAKDIYTLGGVQSGGDNYFQTDLITVARKRVVWLFVLLLTNTVTGAIIRAQEDILHQVVALAAFIPLLTGTGGNVGAQSSTVVIRGLNTDEITAMGPFQVIVREGMAGALLGAILGTVATGWAYTLQGNLAVATAVGASLLAIAILASIAGSALPFLFRSLGLDPALMSAPFITTAVDVLGVLIYFTLARVILQI, from the coding sequence GTGACAGAAAAAAGTTATCAATCGTCTTCTCTACCCACCTACGCGCGAAAAGAACTGCGCGAATTAGTTCGATCGCAGTTAAGGGCCCTGTTGGAAGAAGGAGACTTTAAAGGAGCAAAAGCTATTTTGCACCCGGTGCAGGAAGCAGACATAGCTGAAGCTATCGAAGGCCTGCCAGAAACCATGCAAGTAATAGCTTTCCGCTTGCTTTCCAAAGACGAAGCCATCGCAGTTTACGAATATCTCGACTCCAGCGTTCAGCAGTCCCTCTGCGAAAAATTCAAACGCCAAGAAGTCATTGACATTGTAGACAAAATGTCCCCGGACGATCGAGCTAAACTGTTTGACGAACTGCCGGCAATATTAGTCCGTCGCCTGTTGGGTGAATTGAGCCCGACGGAACGAGAAGCAACGGCGCAACTCTTGGGTTACGAAGCCAGTACCGCCGGCCGGATCATGACCCCGGAATACATTTCTCTGAAAGAAAGCTTTACCGTCGCCCAAGCTTTAGACCGAATTCGCTCTTTGGCTAAAACTACCGAAACAATTTATTCTCTTTACGTCACCGACGCCGGACGCAGCTTGACAGGTATTTTATCTCTGCGGGATTTAGTCACTTCCCCCCTCGACAAAACTGTCGGGGAAATTATGACCCGCGAAGTAGTTTCTGTTCAAACAGGAACGGATCGAGAAGAAGTTGCTAGGCTGATCCAGCGTTACGATTTTTTAGCAGTGCCCGTTGTAGACCGCGAACAGCGTCTCGTCGGCATCATTACAGTTGACGACGCGATCGACATTTTAGAACAAGAAGCAGCCAAAGATATTTATACCTTGGGCGGCGTCCAGTCCGGCGGCGACAATTATTTTCAGACCGATTTAATCACTGTTGCCCGGAAAAGGGTCGTGTGGCTGTTTGTTCTGCTTTTAACTAATACTGTCACCGGCGCAATTATTAGAGCTCAAGAAGATATTTTGCACCAAGTAGTCGCCCTAGCAGCCTTTATTCCCCTGCTGACGGGAACTGGAGGCAATGTCGGAGCTCAGTCCTCAACTGTTGTCATTCGCGGTTTGAACACTGATGAAATTACAGCAATGGGCCCGTTTCAAGTAATTGTTCGCGAGGGGATGGCGGGAGCGCTGCTAGGAGCTATATTGGGGACTGTAGCGACGGGCTGGGCTTACACTCTGCAAGGGAATTTAGCAGTGGCAACCGCGGTGGGAGCGAGTTTGTTGGCGATCGCAATTTTAGCTTCTATTGCCGGTTCAGCTCTGCCGTTTCTATTTCGTTCTTTGGGTTTAGACCCCGCTTTAATGTCTGCTCCTTTTATTACCACCGCAGTTGATGTCCTCGGGGTCTTGATTTATTTCACTTTAGCTAGGGTAATTCTGCAGATTTAA
- a CDS encoding ABC transporter permease produces MTRPLTPANKTLERSAWTWQDGLLILAIFSLILVIVQTASQFSSDYNPNFKIETTLNVLPAYTAQSLLRMVAAYFLSLLFTLVYAYSAYRFPLAAKILIPLLDILQSIPVLSFLPGVVLALVTLFPGQRIGVELASIILIFTGMTWNMTFSFYQSLSGIPRELKEAAQVYRLNAWQRFWTLELPAGAIGLVWNSVMSVAGGWFFLIAIESFTLGEKNFNLPGLGSYLGKAANEGNFGAIGWGLAVLIGVIVAIDFLIWQPLIAWVEKFKYQAVEATNVPQSNVLDFLRRSATLRVVKSRISPIGDSFDIGLARAFAPVNLPTNPRQKSRIGNWINWIFVSGFAVIVLWGTWEAVLLLRLLNLSDWQKVMTGAFFTALRVICALFLSLLWTVPVGVAIGRNPRLAQILQPLVQIAASVPATALFPVLLLALIHAGGGLQIGSVALMMLGTMWYLLFNVIAGAQSIPSELFEAAQVYKLSLIQRWKTLILPGIFPYLITGIITAVGGAWNASIVSEYVQFKGQIVTTEGLGETISQATASGNFPLLLAATSVMSLLVVLTNRLVWRPLYRLAQEKYQLLV; encoded by the coding sequence ATGACCAGACCTCTAACACCGGCCAATAAAACTTTAGAAAGGTCAGCTTGGACTTGGCAAGACGGTTTGCTGATTCTAGCCATCTTCTCTCTAATTTTGGTAATTGTCCAAACAGCTTCTCAATTCAGCAGTGACTACAACCCAAATTTCAAAATTGAGACTACTCTAAATGTCTTGCCAGCCTATACAGCCCAGAGTCTCTTACGCATGGTAGCAGCCTATTTTTTATCGCTGCTGTTTACCCTAGTTTATGCTTATTCTGCTTACCGCTTTCCCCTAGCAGCCAAAATTTTAATTCCCTTGTTAGACATTTTGCAGTCGATTCCAGTTTTATCTTTTTTACCGGGAGTTGTTTTAGCGCTAGTTACTTTATTTCCCGGTCAAAGAATCGGCGTAGAACTCGCATCGATTATCTTAATATTTACGGGAATGACTTGGAATATGACCTTTAGTTTCTATCAGTCGCTGTCCGGGATTCCGCGAGAACTTAAGGAAGCTGCCCAAGTTTATCGGCTGAATGCTTGGCAGCGGTTCTGGACGTTAGAATTGCCCGCTGGTGCGATCGGGCTGGTGTGGAACAGCGTCATGTCAGTGGCGGGCGGCTGGTTCTTTTTGATTGCGATCGAATCTTTTACATTGGGGGAGAAAAACTTTAATTTGCCCGGACTCGGTTCCTATTTGGGCAAGGCAGCCAATGAAGGTAATTTTGGGGCGATCGGCTGGGGTTTAGCAGTCTTAATTGGGGTGATTGTAGCCATAGATTTTTTGATATGGCAGCCTTTGATTGCGTGGGTAGAAAAGTTTAAATATCAAGCGGTGGAAGCTACAAATGTACCGCAGTCAAACGTGTTAGATTTTTTAAGGCGATCGGCAACGCTGCGGGTTGTCAAGTCGCGTATTTCGCCGATAGGCGACAGTTTTGATATCGGTTTGGCAAGAGCTTTTGCACCTGTTAATTTACCAACAAATCCCCGACAAAAAAGCCGCATCGGAAATTGGATAAATTGGATATTTGTTAGCGGGTTTGCCGTCATTGTGCTTTGGGGAACTTGGGAAGCAGTGCTGCTGCTGCGGTTGCTGAATTTGTCTGACTGGCAAAAAGTCATGACAGGTGCATTTTTCACAGCTTTGCGGGTCATTTGCGCGCTATTTTTATCGCTGTTGTGGACAGTGCCGGTCGGAGTGGCGATCGGTCGAAATCCGCGTTTAGCTCAAATTTTGCAGCCATTAGTACAAATAGCAGCTTCTGTACCGGCAACTGCTTTATTTCCCGTATTGCTACTAGCTTTAATTCACGCTGGAGGCGGCTTGCAAATTGGTTCGGTGGCGCTGATGATGTTGGGGACAATGTGGTATTTGCTGTTTAATGTTATTGCCGGCGCTCAATCGATCCCTTCCGAGTTGTTTGAAGCCGCGCAAGTTTACAAACTATCCCTAATCCAGCGCTGGAAAACTTTAATTCTACCGGGAATTTTCCCATACTTGATCACAGGAATTATTACAGCAGTTGGCGGTGCTTGGAATGCAAGTATTGTCAGCGAGTACGTGCAGTTTAAAGGTCAAATTGTTACTACAGAGGGTTTGGGAGAAACTATTTCTCAGGCTACGGCATCTGGGAATTTCCCCTTGCTGTTGGCTGCTACTTCTGTGATGTCGTTGTTGGTTGTATTGACTAACCGTTTGGTGTGGCGGCCACTTTACCGTTTGGCACAAGAAAAATATCAATTGTTAGTTTAA
- a CDS encoding PAS domain S-box protein — protein MCIDPTKIDRPLETCEALVAEQKATIRQLEEDLQQQRELCQKLAAQLKAVENAGFSGSVTELDITDDNRIQLIASLEKSQEMYRTLIKHYPNGSVFLFDRDLRYTLVDGQGLAAVGLSKEQLEGKTLWEVSPPEDWQLFETKYRAALAGKENTFEYKYRDRVYSTTIAPVKNDREEIFAGMVVTQDITEKKQVEIALQEIKDRLKIKYQKRTEDLKTANTQLREEIIYRWHAEEALRESQEQLELFFSQSLDGFFFMMLDDPVHWDNSVDKEKVLDYVFANGRVTKANDALIAQYGGTREEFIGRTLYSFLSHNLTGSREIIKQFFDAGRIHIENEHRKFDGVPVWVEGDYICIYDSHGRIIGYFGVQRDISDRKKAEATLRDSEERFRATVEQAAVGITHPDQTGRYLRVNQKFCEIVGYTASELLSRTWMDVTYPEDIDADLEQNKKLFAGEIDSFKMEKRLLHKDGTVVWVNITVSLIQEPLSGAIYNVVVTEDISDRKKTEAALKESEERFRQLAENIESVFWMVNVQPQEIIYISPAYEKIWGRSCADLYAYGRFFTDSIHPEDRERVIANLTRQIESENEIEYRIVRPDGKIRWIRDRAFPIKNQSGKVYRVVGIAVDITARKQAEKTIRESEERFRQLAENIQDSVWLMSAEFTDLLYLSPAYEQIWGRSREELYAEPLKMMEWVHPEDKLLLEEAMGRVLQGESTSNEYRIFLPDGTIRWLCDRAFPIYDESGKIYRIAGIAEDISDRKFTEARIQAALREKEVLLKEIHHRVKNNMQVISSLLQLQAQYIEDEATLALFEESQTRIHSMALIHEQLYQSEHLDRIDLPLYVENLVANLYQSFGCGNTAIQFNLNLDPIYLNIETAIPCGLIINEVVSNSLKYAFSQSLTGEINIEFTEFNSQQLQLIIQDNGSGFPAGFDVDNAETLGLRLVRMLAYQLEASIAIDSQRGTCYTLIFQELNYRQRI, from the coding sequence ATGTGTATTGATCCTACCAAGATCGATCGACCTCTGGAAACCTGCGAAGCATTAGTAGCAGAGCAAAAAGCAACAATTCGGCAACTTGAAGAGGATTTGCAGCAGCAGAGAGAATTGTGCCAGAAATTAGCAGCACAACTCAAAGCAGTCGAGAATGCTGGATTTTCCGGTTCCGTAACTGAATTGGATATCACAGACGACAATCGCATTCAGTTAATCGCATCTCTGGAAAAAAGCCAGGAAATGTACCGAACTCTCATCAAACATTATCCCAATGGGTCGGTGTTTTTGTTCGATCGCGATTTGCGCTATACTCTGGTTGACGGCCAAGGTTTGGCAGCAGTTGGTTTGTCCAAAGAACAGTTGGAAGGCAAAACGTTGTGGGAAGTATCGCCACCTGAAGATTGGCAACTTTTTGAGACTAAATATCGCGCGGCTTTGGCAGGAAAAGAGAATACTTTTGAATATAAATACCGCGATCGCGTTTATTCAACAACAATTGCTCCAGTCAAAAACGACCGGGAAGAAATTTTTGCCGGCATGGTAGTTACTCAAGATATCACCGAAAAAAAACAGGTAGAAATAGCGCTGCAAGAAATCAAAGATCGGCTAAAAATTAAATATCAAAAGCGCACTGAAGACTTAAAAACAGCCAACACTCAATTGCGGGAAGAAATTATCTATCGCTGGCATGCCGAAGAAGCTCTGCGAGAAAGCCAGGAACAGCTAGAATTGTTTTTCTCTCAATCTTTAGATGGCTTTTTCTTTATGATGCTGGACGACCCCGTGCACTGGGACAATAGCGTTGACAAAGAAAAAGTTTTGGATTACGTATTTGCTAACGGGCGGGTAACGAAGGCAAACGATGCTTTGATAGCTCAATACGGAGGTACTAGGGAAGAGTTTATTGGCCGGACGCTTTACTCTTTCTTGTCGCACAACTTGACTGGTAGCAGAGAGATAATCAAGCAATTTTTTGATGCTGGCAGAATTCACATCGAAAATGAGCATCGCAAGTTTGACGGGGTTCCAGTTTGGGTGGAAGGCGACTATATTTGCATTTACGACTCCCACGGCAGAATCATCGGGTATTTTGGCGTGCAGCGCGATATTAGCGATCGCAAAAAAGCAGAAGCAACCCTCAGAGATAGCGAAGAACGCTTTCGGGCAACCGTCGAACAAGCGGCAGTCGGCATTACCCACCCTGACCAAACAGGCCGCTATTTGCGAGTCAATCAAAAATTTTGCGAGATAGTGGGATATACTGCGAGCGAACTGCTGTCGCGAACTTGGATGGACGTTACTTACCCAGAAGATATAGATGCAGATTTAGAACAAAACAAGAAATTATTTGCCGGGGAAATTGACAGTTTTAAAATGGAAAAACGCTTGCTGCACAAAGACGGCACTGTAGTTTGGGTAAATATTACAGTATCGCTCATCCAAGAACCGCTGAGCGGGGCAATTTACAATGTAGTAGTGACAGAAGATATTAGCGATCGCAAAAAAACAGAAGCAGCACTCAAAGAAAGCGAAGAAAGGTTCCGACAGCTAGCAGAAAACATTGAAAGCGTGTTTTGGATGGTAAACGTTCAACCCCAGGAAATTATTTATATCAGTCCGGCTTACGAAAAGATTTGGGGCAGAAGCTGCGCTGATTTGTATGCTTACGGGCGCTTTTTTACAGATTCCATCCATCCAGAAGATCGCGAGCGCGTTATTGCTAATTTAACTAGACAAATTGAGTCTGAAAACGAGATAGAATATCGAATTGTCAGGCCGGACGGCAAAATCCGCTGGATTCGCGATCGGGCTTTTCCGATTAAAAATCAATCTGGTAAAGTTTACCGTGTCGTGGGCATTGCAGTAGATATTACCGCACGCAAACAGGCAGAAAAAACCATCCGCGAAAGTGAAGAACGCTTCCGCCAGTTAGCAGAAAATATTCAAGATTCCGTCTGGCTAATGTCTGCGGAATTCACCGATTTATTGTATCTGAGTCCAGCTTACGAACAAATCTGGGGGCGCAGTCGCGAAGAATTGTATGCCGAGCCCTTAAAAATGATGGAGTGGGTGCATCCAGAAGATAAACTCCTGTTGGAAGAGGCAATGGGGCGTGTGTTGCAGGGCGAGTCCACCAGTAACGAATATCGGATTTTTCTGCCAGACGGCACAATTCGCTGGCTGTGCGATCGAGCTTTTCCCATTTACGACGAATCGGGCAAAATTTACCGCATCGCGGGTATTGCCGAAGATATCAGCGATCGCAAATTTACCGAGGCCCGCATCCAAGCAGCACTCCGCGAAAAAGAAGTATTGCTCAAAGAAATTCACCACCGAGTCAAAAATAATATGCAGGTAATTTCTAGCTTGCTGCAACTTCAAGCTCAATATATTGAAGATGAAGCGACGCTAGCTTTATTTGAAGAAAGCCAGACTCGCATCCATTCAATGGCTCTGATTCACGAGCAACTGTATCAATCCGAACATCTCGATCGCATCGACCTTCCCCTCTACGTCGAAAATTTGGTTGCTAATTTGTATCAATCTTTTGGTTGTGGCAACACTGCCATCCAATTCAATCTCAACCTCGATCCAATTTATTTAAACATAGAAACAGCAATTCCTTGCGGTTTAATTATTAACGAAGTAGTTTCTAATTCCTTAAAATATGCTTTTAGCCAAAGTTTAACAGGTGAAATTAACATAGAATTTACTGAATTTAATTCTCAGCAACTCCAATTAATTATTCAAGATAATGGTAGCGGATTCCCGGCGGGTTTCGACGTAGACAATGCTGAAACATTAGGATTGCGATTAGTCAGAATGTTGGCTTACCAATTAGAGGCGAGTATTGCCATTGACAGTCAGCGTGGAACCTGCTACACTCTGATTTTCCAAGAGTTAAATTATCGGCAGCGTATTTAA
- a CDS encoding ParM/StbA family protein has translation MTTRQLVPNSAMLTQQTKVASNKSIISADLGRTATKACVSRNPSSVVFIPANVAAMPVEKVRGGSFESKATDPLLDMWLEYQGRGYAIGQLAADFGANLGGADQSKVVDALVKVFSCAGYFQMKGEIAVVLGLPFYSQDQFEKEKEEIISQLRSPHVVVYRGERVDLNISHVWVMPEGFGSLIWCEAQDNKEFTPELPELSVAVVDIGHQTTDLLMVDRFRFARAASKSDSFAMNKFYEQVASKIPGADPQSLSLLEAVNKPEGQRFYRPRGATKPTNLDPIIKDLREAFANELSERLVQWLPERVTDVVLTGGGGEFFWEVLQPLLKDANLKAHLAQPSRKANALGQFIYAEAQLATIK, from the coding sequence ATGACAACTAGACAGCTTGTTCCTAATTCGGCTATGCTGACCCAGCAGACTAAAGTCGCTTCTAACAAATCGATTATTAGTGCTGATTTGGGTCGGACGGCAACTAAAGCTTGCGTGAGTCGCAACCCTAGTAGCGTTGTTTTCATCCCTGCCAACGTGGCTGCTATGCCCGTGGAAAAGGTGCGGGGTGGCAGCTTTGAGTCCAAAGCAACAGACCCTCTGTTGGATATGTGGCTGGAGTACCAGGGCAGGGGTTACGCGATCGGTCAATTGGCGGCAGATTTTGGCGCTAATCTCGGCGGCGCCGACCAGTCGAAAGTAGTAGATGCTTTGGTTAAGGTTTTTTCCTGTGCTGGATATTTCCAGATGAAGGGCGAAATAGCAGTTGTGCTGGGTTTGCCGTTTTATTCGCAGGATCAGTTTGAGAAGGAAAAGGAAGAGATTATCAGCCAACTGCGCTCTCCCCACGTTGTGGTGTACCGGGGCGAGCGTGTGGATCTTAACATCAGTCACGTTTGGGTGATGCCCGAAGGCTTCGGCAGCCTGATTTGGTGCGAGGCTCAAGACAACAAGGAGTTTACGCCGGAGTTGCCCGAACTGTCGGTGGCTGTTGTTGATATCGGACACCAAACTACGGATTTGTTAATGGTCGATCGTTTCCGGTTCGCCCGGGCGGCTTCTAAGAGCGATTCCTTCGCAATGAACAAGTTCTACGAACAAGTTGCCTCAAAAATTCCGGGAGCTGACCCTCAATCTCTGTCTTTACTGGAAGCGGTGAATAAACCCGAGGGCCAGCGTTTCTACCGCCCCAGAGGAGCGACTAAGCCGACTAATTTAGATCCAATTATTAAGGACTTGCGGGAGGCTTTCGCTAACGAACTGTCCGAACGTTTGGTGCAGTGGCTGCCGGAACGTGTGACGGATGTGGTTCTGACAGGCGGTGGCGGAGAGTTTTTCTGGGAGGTGTTGCAACCTTTGCTTAAAGACGCCAATCTTAAGGCTCACTTGGCTCAGCCTTCTCGGAAAGCTAATGCTTTGGGACAGTTTATTTATGCTGAGGCTCAGCTAGCCACGATAAAGTAA
- the ftsH2 gene encoding ATP-dependent zinc metalloprotease FtsH2 encodes MKISWRTILLWTLPALVIGFFLWQGAFAPSPAEMSKNTASTRLSYGRFLDYLNAGRVTSVDLYDGGRTAIVLAVDPELDNHEQRWRVDLPSNAPELVSRLRDSKISFDTHPLRNDGAVWGLLGNLVFPLLLVGGLFFLFRRGGNVPGGPGQAMNFGKSKARFQMEAKTGVLFDDVAGVEEAKEELQEVVTFLKKPERFTAVGAKIPKGVLLVGPPGTGKTLLAKAIAGEAGVPFFSISGSEFVEMFVGVGASRVRDLFKKAKENAPCIIFIDEIDAVGRQRGAGIGGGNDEREQTLNQLLTEMDGFEGNTGIIIIAATNRPDVLDSALLRPGRFDRQVTVDTPDIKGRLEILEVHARNKKLSAEISLDAIARRTPGFTGADLANLLNEAAILTARRRKDAITMLEIDDAVDRVVAGMEGTPLVDSKSKRLIAYHEIGHAIVGTIIQAHDPVQKVTLVPRGQARGLTWFMPSEDQGLISRSQILARISGALGGRAAEEVVFGDAEVTTGAGNDLQQVSGMARQMVTRYGMSTLGPIALEAQQSEIFLGRDYTARSEYSEEIASRIDGQVRAIVDHCYDEARRIIRENRTVIDRLVDLLIEKETIDGEELRLIVSEYTFVPEKEQYVPQL; translated from the coding sequence ATGAAAATTTCTTGGCGAACTATACTACTTTGGACTTTACCCGCCTTAGTCATCGGCTTTTTCTTGTGGCAGGGGGCCTTTGCGCCATCCCCGGCAGAAATGAGCAAGAACACCGCCAGCACCCGCCTGAGCTACGGTCGATTCTTAGATTACTTAAACGCCGGTCGAGTGACCAGCGTTGACCTTTACGACGGAGGTCGGACGGCTATTGTCCTAGCAGTCGATCCCGAACTGGACAATCACGAGCAGCGGTGGCGGGTAGACTTGCCCTCAAATGCCCCGGAACTGGTTTCTAGGCTCAGAGACTCCAAAATCAGCTTCGACACTCACCCACTACGCAACGACGGTGCTGTCTGGGGACTTTTAGGCAATCTAGTATTTCCCCTCTTGTTAGTAGGAGGGCTGTTTTTCCTCTTCCGCCGCGGTGGCAACGTTCCCGGCGGCCCGGGCCAAGCCATGAACTTTGGCAAGTCCAAAGCTCGCTTTCAAATGGAAGCTAAAACAGGCGTACTGTTCGACGACGTAGCAGGCGTTGAGGAAGCCAAAGAAGAACTTCAAGAAGTGGTGACATTCCTCAAAAAACCCGAACGCTTCACCGCAGTCGGCGCAAAAATTCCCAAAGGCGTGCTGCTAGTTGGCCCTCCCGGAACCGGTAAAACCCTGTTGGCAAAAGCCATCGCAGGCGAAGCCGGCGTGCCTTTCTTCAGCATCTCCGGTTCGGAATTTGTGGAAATGTTCGTCGGTGTCGGCGCTTCCCGCGTTCGGGACTTGTTCAAGAAAGCTAAAGAAAATGCTCCTTGCATCATCTTTATCGATGAAATCGATGCAGTCGGCCGCCAGCGCGGCGCAGGTATCGGCGGCGGTAACGACGAACGGGAACAAACCCTGAACCAGTTGCTGACCGAAATGGACGGTTTTGAGGGCAATACTGGCATTATCATCATTGCTGCCACCAACCGCCCCGACGTGCTCGACTCAGCGCTGCTGCGTCCGGGACGTTTTGACCGCCAAGTTACCGTAGATACGCCGGATATCAAAGGCCGCTTGGAAATTTTGGAAGTTCACGCGCGCAACAAGAAGCTGTCTGCAGAGATTTCTTTGGACGCCATCGCCCGCCGTACTCCTGGCTTTACCGGCGCTGATTTGGCTAACTTGCTCAACGAAGCTGCTATTTTAACCGCCCGCCGCCGCAAAGATGCGATTACGATGCTCGAAATTGACGATGCAGTCGATCGCGTGGTAGCAGGTATGGAAGGCACTCCTTTGGTGGACAGCAAGAGCAAGCGCTTGATTGCTTACCACGAAATCGGCCACGCGATCGTCGGTACAATCATTCAAGCCCACGATCCCGTTCAAAAAGTTACCTTAGTTCCTCGCGGACAGGCCCGCGGCTTGACTTGGTTCATGCCCAGCGAAGACCAAGGTTTGATTTCAAGATCGCAAATTTTAGCCCGGATTAGCGGTGCTTTGGGCGGCCGCGCAGCCGAAGAAGTAGTTTTCGGCGATGCCGAAGTAACCACCGGTGCCGGCAACGACTTGCAGCAAGTCAGCGGTATGGCGCGCCAAATGGTGACTCGCTACGGGATGTCTACCTTGGGCCCGATCGCCCTGGAAGCTCAGCAAAGCGAAATTTTCCTCGGCCGCGACTACACAGCGCGATCGGAATATTCCGAAGAAATAGCCTCTCGGATTGACGGACAAGTTCGAGCAATTGTCGATCACTGCTACGACGAGGCCCGCCGAATTATTCGCGAAAATCGCACCGTGATCGATCGCTTAGTCGATTTGTTGATCGAAAAAGAAACCATCGACGGCGAAGAGTTGCGCCTAATCGTCTCTGAGTACACTTTTGTTCCTGAAAAAGAACAATACGTTCCTCAGCTTTAA